Proteins encoded together in one Nyctibius grandis isolate bNycGra1 chromosome 1, bNycGra1.pri, whole genome shotgun sequence window:
- the UBE2J1 gene encoding ubiquitin-conjugating enzyme E2 J1 isoform X2, whose translation MKEAAELKDPTDHYHAQPLEDNLFEWHFTVRGPPDSDFDGGIYHGRIVLPPEYPMKPPSIILLTANGRFEVGKKICLSISGHHPETWQPSWSIRTALLAIIGFMPTKGEGAIGSLDYTPEERRALAKKSQDFCCEMCGTSMKTALLPLTSGSVSSQADKEAKELARQISFKAEVNSSRNSDAGPSNMSRLNNSATSREPQQDGAARAFQDPTSAMSETQNSSAAASQEHTPPASTTTSMSPRQRRAQQQSQRRAPSSTDFNRVQQPRVNMNHTGSTVLIVLLTFALAALIFRRICLANEYIFEL comes from the exons ATGAAAGAGGCTGCAGAACTGAAGGATCCTACAGATCATTATCATGCACAGCCTTTGGAG GATAATCTTTTTGAATGGCACTTTACTGTTAGAGGCCCTCCAGATTCAGATTTCGATGGAGGGATTTATCACGGGCGAATAGTACTACCACCTGAATATCCCATGAAACCACCCAGCATTATTTTGCTGACG GCCAATGGCAGGTTTGAAGTGGGGAAGAAAATTTGTTTAAGCATCTCAGGGCATCATCCTGAAACATGGCAGCCTTCATGGAGTA TAAGAACAGCTTTACTAGCCATTATTGGATTTATGCCAACCAAAGGTGAAGGAGCAATAGGATCTCTAGATTATAcaccagaagaaagaagagctcTTGCAAAGAA GTCACAAGACTTCTGTTGTGAAATGTGTGGCACATCTATGAAGACAGCCCTCTTACCACTAACATCCGGAAGCGTGTCAAGCCAGGCCGACAAGGAGGCTAAGGAACTTGCCAGACAAATTAGCTTCAAG GCAGAAGTCAATTCATCCAGGAACTCTGATGCTGGACCCTCAAACATGTCAAGATTGAACAACTCTGCCACTTCACGTGAGCCCCAGCAGGATGGCGCAGCTAGAGCATTCCAGGATCCAACAAGTGCAATG tCTGAAACTCAGAATAGCAGCGCAGCGGCCAGTCAAGAGCATACTCCGCCTGCGTCCACTACCACATCTATGAGTCCTCGGCAGCGCCGTGCCCAGCAGCAGAGTCAGAGACGGGCTCCGTCTTCAACTGACTTTAATCGGGTACAGCAACCAAGAGTCAACATGAACCACACTGGATCAACTGTTCTGATTGTCCTTCTGACTTTTGCATTGGCAGCTCTTATATTTCGTAGAATATGTTTGGCTAACGAGTATATATTTGAGTTATAA
- the UBE2J1 gene encoding ubiquitin-conjugating enzyme E2 J1 isoform X1 translates to MEARYNLKSPAVKRLMKEAAELKDPTDHYHAQPLEDNLFEWHFTVRGPPDSDFDGGIYHGRIVLPPEYPMKPPSIILLTANGRFEVGKKICLSISGHHPETWQPSWSIRTALLAIIGFMPTKGEGAIGSLDYTPEERRALAKKSQDFCCEMCGTSMKTALLPLTSGSVSSQADKEAKELARQISFKAEVNSSRNSDAGPSNMSRLNNSATSREPQQDGAARAFQDPTSAMSETQNSSAAASQEHTPPASTTTSMSPRQRRAQQQSQRRAPSSTDFNRVQQPRVNMNHTGSTVLIVLLTFALAALIFRRICLANEYIFEL, encoded by the exons ctgtCAAACGTTTGATGAAAGAGGCTGCAGAACTGAAGGATCCTACAGATCATTATCATGCACAGCCTTTGGAG GATAATCTTTTTGAATGGCACTTTACTGTTAGAGGCCCTCCAGATTCAGATTTCGATGGAGGGATTTATCACGGGCGAATAGTACTACCACCTGAATATCCCATGAAACCACCCAGCATTATTTTGCTGACG GCCAATGGCAGGTTTGAAGTGGGGAAGAAAATTTGTTTAAGCATCTCAGGGCATCATCCTGAAACATGGCAGCCTTCATGGAGTA TAAGAACAGCTTTACTAGCCATTATTGGATTTATGCCAACCAAAGGTGAAGGAGCAATAGGATCTCTAGATTATAcaccagaagaaagaagagctcTTGCAAAGAA GTCACAAGACTTCTGTTGTGAAATGTGTGGCACATCTATGAAGACAGCCCTCTTACCACTAACATCCGGAAGCGTGTCAAGCCAGGCCGACAAGGAGGCTAAGGAACTTGCCAGACAAATTAGCTTCAAG GCAGAAGTCAATTCATCCAGGAACTCTGATGCTGGACCCTCAAACATGTCAAGATTGAACAACTCTGCCACTTCACGTGAGCCCCAGCAGGATGGCGCAGCTAGAGCATTCCAGGATCCAACAAGTGCAATG tCTGAAACTCAGAATAGCAGCGCAGCGGCCAGTCAAGAGCATACTCCGCCTGCGTCCACTACCACATCTATGAGTCCTCGGCAGCGCCGTGCCCAGCAGCAGAGTCAGAGACGGGCTCCGTCTTCAACTGACTTTAATCGGGTACAGCAACCAAGAGTCAACATGAACCACACTGGATCAACTGTTCTGATTGTCCTTCTGACTTTTGCATTGGCAGCTCTTATATTTCGTAGAATATGTTTGGCTAACGAGTATATATTTGAGTTATAA